The genomic stretch GCTAGCAATACGACGCGACAGAAACGTGAAAAACAGCTGTCCAGTCCTTCCCTTTTGGCTTGTAAAAGGCAAACCGACAACAGTGCCTCCAAACAAAGGCTCTCTGCAAGCTTTTGCAAACCCACGCATTTCCCAAACTGACCTCTCAAATCGAATCCCCTCGACGATCTCGCGCATCCTTTACAATCCCATCTCCGTTTCAGCAATCATTCGAGGATTCGGCCCTATCCCAATCGCCTCAAAATCAAGTCAAACTTTTATAAGACGCACCCCAGCTGCTGAGCCGCTCACCAGACGCCAAGATTCGTCGTCCTCCCTCCGATCGCCAAAGCTGCAGGGCCGGCCGGCGAAGGTAGTTCTTGAGGAGCCATGGCGGCCGCGTCGGCCTCTgcggcgagctccggcggcggccgtccccGGCGCGTGCTGATGTTCCCGCTGCCGTTCCAGGGCCACCTGAACCCGATGCTGCAGCTGGCCGGGGCGCTGcacgcgcggggcggcggcctggTGGGCATCACCGTCTTCCACGCCGCCTTCAACGCGCCCAACCCGGCGCGGCACCCGCCGGGGTACCGCTTCGTCCCCGTCGGCGAGGGCGTGCCGTCGGCCGACCTGATCCCGTCCGGCAGCGACGCGGACTTCGCCGGCGCGCTGGGCCGGATCAACGACCGCCTCCGGGAGCCGTTCCGGGACCTCCTGCGCCAGGCGCTCGCCGAtgccgaggacgacgaggcggcggcgtgccTGGTGGTGGACTCCAACCTGCGAGGGATCCAGCTGGTGGCGGAGGAGCTCGGCGTGCCGACGCTCGTGCTccgcaccggcggcgccgcctgccTCGTCGCCTACATGGCGTTCCCGGCGCTCTGCGACAAGGGCCTCCTCCCGCCGGCATCTCAAGGTGACTGATCGATCACTGTTGCTCTGCAATTGCAGCCATGGCCTTGTCACCATCACCTCTCACGATCTCAATCAACGCTACGCATCATGGCCATACGGGCTTCCAAATCCTCATAGGGTACGGTGCGAGCCTCCTGATAAGGAGGACAGATTAGAAAGCATACAAAAACGCCGTGCATGAGAAATGACAGGTGGGGGCCACGAGTCTCTGGTTTGTGTCGGGTGCACGATAAAATTGCCGTTTTCTGGAGAAGCATGCGAATGTAATTAATTTGGGCTTTTTTTTGGCTTTGTTTGCCACAATGTTTGTGGTTTCCCCCCTTAATTATATTACCAAAACTTTATTGCTTTGCGAATCGCGACccgtttttttttgtttttgaagcAAAATGGTAGGAGCTTTGCCTTTCATTATAGGTAGGAAAGAAAATCAGTCCAAATTACATCAGGCCAAAAGCATTTAGTTACTAATTGTTTTTTAGCTATAAGAGGAGATCACAAATGACGttcttgccaaaaaaaaaaagaaattcacaaaggatgacccaagaaggagagagagagagacagccATATCAGCTTATTGCCAAGGCACGTCTTCTTTGTGTAATGTATGATGTGTTTCCTTGGTTTGTGTCCTAGCAGCAGCTTCCCACCAGTCAGCTTACGAAAGAAAAGACGAGTTCACCGGCTCCACTTGAGGTGGCAACATGATCTACTCCCAACGAGACCTTTTTAATTTGACACTTCGATAACATCCTTAAAAGAACTCAACTTGTATTGCTTTGACATGCATATTTCCTTCGTACCAAATTGAAAATATCTAAAATCAAAATTCTATTTATCGAGGTATTGTGCCCACTAAAGGTAAACTAATTTATTTTTATGCATGTTCTGGATCATTATTTCTAGGTGTCTCTTGTTGTTGCGATTTGCCACCCAACCGATGGATTTATCAGCCATAGCTTTCTTTCAATTAATTCCTGAACTGAGAGATCACAAAAAGATGTGTTTTTTTTAGCAAAACAACCGCTCCTTGGCAGATGATGATGCAAGCACCATCAAagtggatcttgcttgccaggTACCAGGGATTTTGTACGATCCTTGCTAAAATTAAGTTCTTGTGGGGGTTTATTAACGACAAGTCATCAGAAAATGTATTATGCTGTTTGTTAGTTAAATCTCTTAGATTACATGCATGGAGAAAATATGACCTCTAAGATGGCACTGCACTACTGTAAGGTTCTTTAGGCATTACTGAGATGCACACATACATGCAAGTGATCCTTTAAAGGCTTGCGAAATTCATGAGCTTCTAAGAAGTTTGTCGTGCAATCTCATAGTGTAAATAGGAATAaggtccagactccagagttTTCTGAACTGCATTGTCCTGTTAATTTGGCAGCCACAAAAGTAAAGTTGGAGGTCATAATATAATATTAATTGTATGTTCGAATCTAGAAGAAATTAGATGTATACTTCCAAATTGTGTTACCTATTGGGCATGCTGATCATTTCCTTTCAATTTTGAATTACAGATAAGGTTCAGTTGGACATGCCATTGGATGAGCTTACACCACTACGGCTGAGAGATATGGTGTTCTCGCGCACTACTACGCATGCTAATATGAGAAGATGCCTACAAGATTTATTGGATGCAGGAAGTAGTTCTTCCGGTATCATCCTAAACACCTTCCAAGACCTTGAGAATTCAGATGTCCAAAAGATCTCCAATGGCCTCGGCGTTCCGTTGTACACGATAGGGCCACTTCACAAGATTTCTTCAGGCACTGAGGGAAGCTTGCTAGCACAAGACCAGACTTGTTTAAAGTGGTTGGACAAGCAAGAGGCTGATTCTGTTCTCTATGTGAGCTTTGGGAGCTTGGCATCTATGGATGAAAAGGAAATGTTGGAGACAGCATGGGGCTTGGCCAACAGCCAGATGCCATTTCTGTGGGTGATCCGTCATAACATGGTCAAGTCCTCACACCAGATGAGCATTCCTGAAGGCTTTGAGGAGGCGACACGTGGAAGGGGAATGGTCGTGACCTGGGCTCCACAGCAAGAAGTTTTAGGGCACCACGCAATTGGTGGCTTTTGGACTCACAATGGATGGAACTCGACTCTGGAGAGCATTTGTGAGGGTGTTCCAATGATATGTAGGCCCCAATTTGCCGACCAGATGATAAATATGAGGTACGTTCAAGAAGTGTGGAAGATAGGGTTTGAGATAGAAGGGGAGTTGGAGAGGGGGGAGATCGAGATGGCTATTAAAAAGTTACTATGCACAGAAGAAGGTAGACAGATGAGACTGAGGGCTAAGGATCTTCAGGACAAAGCTGTTAAGTGtatcgaggaagaaggctctTCCAAATCTGCAATGGAGTCGCTGCTGAAGCGCATAATGTCATTTTAGATATTTTCCGTGCATAAGAAGAAAGTATTGCTGTTAGATGTGATAAGTGCTTCCCATAAATTGAGAAGGCAGTTAATAAAGCCGTGTATTGACATGTAAGCTTCCATTTTAATTTGAGCAAATAAGTCGTCAACAGGGAGGAACCATCAATGAAGAAATCCGGCTTTCAGAAAGCTGCCTCTGCCTGAGCCATACGAAATCCAGGTTTCGGAATAGCTGCCTGAGCCGGCTGCGGTGTTAGCTTGCCATAGCCTCCCCCTCGGGCTCAGCCAGTCAGCCAGATGGAGTGATGATGGAGCCGGCGCAGTAGGAAAGTTTTGGGCTTGATTGCGGTGCCGTCAATGGCGAGCATGGCAGGGTCGACGCCATCGCAGCGCCCGCTCGCAATGCCGGTGCAGAAGAGGGCTGCTTACCTGGAGAGGAAGACGGATGTGGGAAGGTCGATTTGTTTGCGTGGCAAGGACGGGATCCACGACTGGCGGAGAAAAAAAGGTAACtcatggccggccgccgccgacacgTCCGCCTCCCATCGTGCTTGGAGCCGCAGTCCGAGATTCCGTGTGCTGCTTTAAAAGCCCATTAGATCCAACtcagagcaacttcaagagtctAAAAGAAATCTCCCCTAAAATTATCTATTGGAGCTCTACTAaaatttttttcttccaaaatcATGTCATCCCACAGCAGATCTccaatacttcaaaactggCCACGTCAGCATGTGGACCCCTATACTTCTTTTCCTCTCGCAAAATCACCCccacctccttcctcctccttgggcTCGCCCGCACACGCCtggccagcagcggcagcgcagTGTCAACAGCGCGACGGCTATTTCCCCCAGCCCGGTGACTACCCCGTGAGCTCCTCTTTATCTAGGCGCACCCTCTCCCCTACTCCTTTCCCCGAAACCCTAGTCCTCCCACGACGAGCGGTGGCAGCACTTCGGCGGTGAGCGCGAAATCGAGCGTGGAAACTCAGTGGAGATGACGAACTGGCGAGAGCTTGAGGGTAAGAAGCTCACCGGAGTTTGATTTGTATGGTTAGTTGGGCAGGATGAGGCCGGGAAGGTGGGCGTCGACGGTgaggtgggtggtggtggttggcGGCAATGGTGGGTGTAAGGGCTTCAATCCCTAGAGCCAGAGGTCATGGCGCAGGTCaaggagggtggaggaggtagCTGGATGGGTGTAGGAGCTGTGGGTGGCGTCAATTTGCAAAtggtggaggggagggggtggatTTAACCGGCGGGTGGAATGGCTCGCTCGGCTCATTTCtgttttggttcttggcctCCTCACCACACCATCGACGCACCCGCCGGCCTCTCCGGTCCCGCTTCACCGTCGGCGACCCCGCTGGCCTCTCCAGCCTCGCGCCGTCGGCCTCTTCGACCCCGCTTGCAACACCTCGCTACACGCCGACGGCCCTCGACCTAGCGTGCACATGGGAAAAATAGAGCGCAGGAACAGATCAGCACACGGGAAGGAGCAGTTCAGGGGTGATTGGGGAAGGACCGCACTCGCGGATATATGCGGGGTGACGGAGGTGTTTTTTCTCGTCCGCGCATTTTTACGGAAAGGAtgggggagctgttggaggtaagtttttttatttttttccctaaaTAAGGTTTTGGGGCAATTTTAAGggagctcttggagttgctctgatAGGCCCAACTTCTAGATAAAGAAATTTAACATTTCGGAAgattagattcaacattttctaagaAATAAATCAACATTTATAGATACTACATTCAACAATTTTCACCATCTATTTCAACATTTGGACAAACAAGATTCAACATTCTAATTTTtcctgatcttcttccttgagcacGGGGCCAGCCGATGGTGGCACGCGGCCAGCATGctcgaggagcggcggcgcggcctagGGTGGTGGCGGGGCACGCACGACCGGTGTGCCCGGGGCGGCGACGCTCGCGACTGGAGGTGCGCGCGATCACGCCTGCGGGGTGCCGACGGCCGCGTGGGGGGCTGTGTGGGGAGGAGGTGTAGCATGGGCATCAGGCGCTGGCAAGCTctggggtggcggcgcggggtagggggtggtggtggcggggcaAGGGAAGACAGTGGAGGTAGTTAGGGTTGCTGAGTGAGGATGCATCCAATGGATATTATTGTGTGTACGAATCTTAAATACTAGAAAGTTAAATAACTAAGTAGATACCGGAAGTCATGTAGGATCCACGCAGTCCAACAGGCAAGATGACGGTAAGTAAAAGGCCCAACCCAATGGGGAATGCAGCCCAACCCAAGCAGAAACAGTGTATTTTACGGATATGTTTGGCTctagggtgctaaagtttagcactcgtcacattggatgtttggatactaattaggagtattaaatatagcctaattataaaactaattgcatagatagagtctaattcgtgagacgaatctattaagcctaattagtccatgatttgaaaatgtggtgctacagtaaccatttgctaatgatggattaattaggcttaatagattcgtctcgcgaattagactccatctgtgcaattagttttttaattagctcatatttagtcctcttaattagcatacaaacattcgatatgacactgctaaaatttagcacccagTATCCAACCACATATAACGTGTACGGCCCACCAAGGAAAGCAGCCACGTCCCATCCAGACACGCGGCGCAGCACAAGAGGCTGAACACTGCACAGTGCTCGTAGGCTTTGAAAACTTTGAGCGATATGTATCTAACTATGACAACATACAGCTAGATTTTTTATGATTTATTAAATTTTAATATTTACTTTGAGTTGCAGAGGCGAGAGGCACCATGCTATTGGTAGCTAATAAATACGAGTACAATTTTAATATCAGAAGGTGATGGTGGAGGGGCGCCGTCAATTTTTTAATGTGAAACTACACTTAATAATTGGTACCAAAGGATAGAGATCAAAAAAACTTAGGACTATATCATGGCTGGACCTAAATATTTGAGTAGAGTCCCACATCAAAAATTAATGGCGGAGGAAGTGATCGTCTCCTATTTGCATTTGCATGTAATGTAACTTATACTAAAGGTGTAAGTATTGTAAATGCATGTGTCACTGCAATATCTTTCCTCAAGATTACTTCACGTATATTATTGAATCAAAGTGGAATAAGTGGACTGTCATCTCTATCTGTAAATACCATTCCTAGCTAAACAGTTGCTAGGTTGCGAGTAGGCCAAGAATTTTACAAGCTGGGCCGGCAAAAAGCCCGGTTTGTTCCGGGCACAAATTTTGTGCCTAAGACTGCCCAACGGGCAAGTGATTGGCCTACTATTTTGGGCTGTGGCCGATTTTGGCTTGGCCCATCCATTTTTTAAGTCAAAATATAACTTAAACAATTAATTCAAGTTAGGCACGGGGCAGATTTCGTGAGGCCTAGGCAAGCACATTGGTGTCGTCAggtggtctcatgcattgacacgtaattttGAGATGATTTAATAGGCAacttgtacaatgggttgtcctataagttgtctcgtagtggtatataattccttaatttgtgcataagaaaaataaaatattatgagttgcatggcaacaataacttgtacaatggttgttaagttgtttCGTAGTCCTAcagtttagctcatgaggtggttgtttcgcgaaacaacgacctctttctctcttctcgctctctctcctccacatcataaaaaattctacgtggcactgcatgagatgacctatgagaccgctgacgtgtaaCAATGTACTTGCCGTCAGGGGTGTCGTGTCGCagataaataaagaaaaaagtgaTGTTTTGCGAAAGGAAAAAGGTACTGCGCGTCGGTCGCGCTTGTTTTGAAGCGCGCGACTCCTGTGCCCCACGACCTGCAGCTCGTGAAGCATGCCAATGCATCGTGGCCCAAAAGCTAGTAAGCTTTTGTCTTTTTATAGCATCTCCAAGAGTTCCCTATTTACCTTCCTAATACTTGGTTTttaagaaaatgagaaaaaatctCTCTCCAACAGTTTCTAATCCATCCTCCTAATATTTAGGCACTTGGGAAATCTCCTCCCCGCGCGCGTAACTTTGCGCGTCTCGTTGGTCACGCGGATTCACCTTCCCGTGTGGAATCCATCCTGGCGCGCCTTCTTTTGCTGCCGGTCTATCCTTCGCGTGCTCGTCCATCGTTCGTGGCGGTCGTACAGGAAGGAAGCCGCTCCTCCATCGCTCGCCGTCCAGGTCAACGAACGACACCGCCACAGACGTAGTGACCTAGTACATACTCCGATCTATCGTTTTGCCATGGGCTTGCtgtgctgccgccggcgccatggcttcctgtcggccaccgccgccgctaggTTTCCCTTGCCCGCCACAGTCCGTCCGTCCGACCGTCCCTATGTTTTGCCGTGGCCGTGCTCTTTTGAATCTGCTGCGTTGTTGTATCACTGGATCAGAAGCCGTCCCTATGTGCTTGCCGTGCTAGGTCATGGCTGTATGGCGCCTCTTTGCCAGGCCATGGCGGTTGCCTTACGTGCGAGGCCGTGGCACCCTGTGGCCGGTCGTGGCTATCCGCTGGCCGCCAACTGCTGCCGCTGTGCGATGCCGCTGTGTGCCTGCTGCCGATGTGTGCTTGTTGCCGAGAGGGTGCCTGGCTGTGGCCGGCCGATGTGTGCCTCACGATGTGTACCTGCCGATCTTAGTATTGCGCTAGTGCTTTAGCCAGATAGGCAGATACAATGTAGGAGCGTAATGGTATATGTTGGTACTGAAAGCATATAATTGCCTGATTGCCTGCTGCCTGACTGCGTGCTGGTTGTCGGCTGGTGCTGCCTACTGCTTATTGCCGATTCCTGCATGGTACATGCACTGCTGTTGGCTGCTGCATGGTACTTGTTGGGGAAAATATTAACCACCTTCTTATGCCTcttaaacaacaatcataaaggtCCGAACCCACCTGCGATAATAGCGATTCCCGCCGACATGGCATGGGCAAGGAACAttccactccgcctcgcccgacctaaggtcccggggtcggacacgcccgacccctcgctggcAAAACTTCGCCTCGCTCGACCCACAGTCCTAGGGTtagatgcgcccgacccctcgtcgcaaggctccgccttgcccgaccccaagcgtaggggtcggactcatccggacccacaagacaaggatccgcctcgggcgcagactagcagacgagggcgcggatctcgtgggtccccactaatctcgccataaatgcgccgcggctgtGGCGcgtagaaaggcgcccgcgctccttgacgtgacccgccacaagtacccgggcggaacactgtagccacgaccacACAGGTTATAGCGGCCGCGGCCTTCCCTGTTCGCCGTAGGGCACTCATTACGTGCGTCCcccagcacaggagggagcgccgcccgctTTCACGCTCAGTCCGGCGACAGAGACACGACGTCCGTGCTCCACGGACAGTACGCAGGACTACAGGGGTCAGCCGTCCCCCATGACATGCACGGTTGTGGCGGccagacatcatcatcatgcctggcaaCGATGGTCGACTGGAGGATCGATGACAGGATCCGACAGAAGCCGCCCCCCTTCGGTGACCACGCTGATAGGAGACAAAGGCcggagaggaaggcggcgacc from Setaria italica strain Yugu1 chromosome II, Setaria_italica_v2.0, whole genome shotgun sequence encodes the following:
- the LOC101786778 gene encoding DIMBOA UDP-glucosyltransferase BX9 — encoded protein: MAAASASAASSGGGRPRRVLMFPLPFQGHLNPMLQLAGALHARGGGLVGITVFHAAFNAPNPARHPPGYRFVPVGEGVPSADLIPSGSDADFAGALGRINDRLREPFRDLLRQALADAEDDEAAACLVVDSNLRGIQLVAEELGVPTLVLRTGGAACLVAYMAFPALCDKGLLPPASQDKVQLDMPLDELTPLRLRDMVFSRTTTHANMRRCLQDLLDAGSSSSGIILNTFQDLENSDVQKISNGLGVPLYTIGPLHKISSGTEGSLLAQDQTCLKWLDKQEADSVLYVSFGSLASMDEKEMLETAWGLANSQMPFLWVIRHNMVKSSHQMSIPEGFEEATRGRGMVVTWAPQQEVLGHHAIGGFWTHNGWNSTLESICEGVPMICRPQFADQMINMRYVQEVWKIGFEIEGELERGEIEMAIKKLLCTEEGRQMRLRAKDLQDKAVKCIEEEGSSKSAMESLLKRIMSF